A part of Miscanthus floridulus cultivar M001 chromosome 6, ASM1932011v1, whole genome shotgun sequence genomic DNA contains:
- the LOC136460308 gene encoding uncharacterized protein, translating into MSSSSSSSSASDNSNAESLLPYTLRVETEPAAPSVVHGINILNRVPIVLDFNEANYTAWARSFCAVFGQFGLRDHVDGSAAKGDNDWVQNDCAIVSWFYNRISPEILSTVSDAAYSLWRGVRNLFRNNKDTHAVYLGAEFRNFYQGDLPVLEYCSRMKIMADCLGGLGAPMNDKDLVYNIVRGLNPRLHHAITHITLRRRLLSFLKARSMLQLEEHRINESEKLQAAAALVAHAHSAGSSSTPSAAQYQATAGLMAQTTHSAPTSHAVHGTPPSHGVPGRPPSTLSTPAHSSTH; encoded by the coding sequence ATgagctcctcttcttcctcatcgtcggCCTCCGACAACTCCAACGCTGAATCGCTGCTGCCCTACACCCTCCGCGTTGAGACCGAGCCCGCTGCTCCCTCGGTCGTGCACGGCATCAACATCCTGAATCGGGTGCCGATCGTTCTCGACTTCAACGAGGCGAACTACACAGCCTGGGCTCGATCCTTCTGTGCCGTCTTCGGCCAGTTTGGTCTCCGTGACCACGTCGATGGCTCCGCGGCCAAGGGCGACAACGATTGGGTGCAGAACGACTGCGCCATCGTCTCTTGGTTCTACAACCGCATCTCCCCCGAGATTCTCTCCACCGTCTCGGACGCCGCCTACTCCCTCTGGCGCGGTGTCCGCAACCTGTTCCGCAACAACAAGGACACCCATGCGGTCTACCTCGGTGCCGAGTTCCGAAATTTCTACCAAGGTGATCTTCCGGTGCTCGAGTATTGTTCCCGCATGAAGATTATGGCAGATTGCCTCGGTGGCCTTGGTGCTCCAATGAATGACAAGGACCTCGTCTACAACATCGTCCGTGGACTCAACCCCCGTCTCCATCATGCCATCACCCACATCACGCTGCGACGCCGTCTACTGTCGTTCCTAAAGGCCCGATCCATGCTGCAGCTCGAGGAACATCGCATCAACGAGTCTGAGAAGCTCCAGGCTGCTGCAGCACTCGTCGCGCACGCCCACAGCGCGGGCTCCTCCTCGACACCTTCCGCCGCCCAGTACCAGGCCACGGCGGGACTTATGGCGCAGACCACGCATAGCGCTCCCACGTCGCACGCCGTTCACGGCACGCCTCCGTCGCACGGGGTTCCCGGCCGACCCCCCTCCACGCTGTCAACACCAGCCCACTCCTCcacccactag